CGGGAAGGCCGGGCATGCTGGGACGAGTCATTCGCCTCTTTCCTCGGTGAATTCTTCCGGCACGAATCACCGCTCGTCCGGGTCCTGCGGCATCGGCAGGAATAGGGATGCGCTGCTGTGCTGGATGCTAAAAAATATGCGGGATGCCGTCCGCGGCAGCCCGCCATGATGTATCCTGGTTGGAGGAAGAGAGGGGAGGTTGGTACCAGGGATTGTACTGTGGATGCTTCCTGTCCCTTATATTGCCGTATCGCCCCGCTCTTTTGTCCGTACCCGGATGACATCGTCGATCGTCGTTACGAATATCTTGCCGTCCCCGATCTGGCCTGTGGCCGCACTGGTTGCGATGATATCGATGATCTTCTCGGCATCAACGTCGGCAGCGACGATCTCAATCTTCGTCTTCGGGATCATATCGACAACGTACTCGGCACCCCGCCACTGCTGGGTGATGCCTTTCTGCCGTCCGCGGCCCTTCACCTCGGTGACGGTCATGGAGTCGAATCCTGCAGTCTCGAGGGCGTGCTTGACGTCCTCAAACTTCATTGTCCTGATGATTGCTTCGATCTTTTTCATACTTTCTCACCGTCCACGGTGGGTTCGGTTGCTATGAAGTTCGGGTAGGCGCTGACACCGTGCTCGCCGATGTCGAGCCCCTGCAGTTCTTCGGCGGCGGATACCCGGATCCCGACCGTGTACTTGAGGGCGGCGAACAGGGCGAGACCGAGGCCGAATGCCCAGACAAAGTTCACGGCCATGCTGATCGCCTGTGCGGCGAAGAACCCGGCGTTGCCGTAAAGCAGCCCGGTCACGAGCGGCCCGTCGGTTACGTACACGCCGTAGGTGCCGTCGGCGAAGATCCCGAGCGCGAGCAGGCCCCAGGCGCCGTTGAACCCGTGCACCGAGACCGCACCCACCGGATCGTCGATGTGAAGCACCCAGTCCAGGAGCCAGACGCCGAGATAGATGATGATACCGGCGACGATTCCGATGAAGACGGCCGCGGTCGGGTTTACCCAGGCACATCCTGCGGTAATGGCTACGAGGCCGCCGAGCACGCCGTTCCCGGTCATACTTACATCAGGCTTACCGTACCGCCACCAGGTAATGAGCATTGTGGTTATTGCTCCCGCGGCAGAGGCAAGGACGGTGTTTGCAGCGATGATGGAGATGCGGAGTTCCGTTGCGGCGAGGGTGCTGCCTGCGTTGAACCCGAACCAGCCGAACCAGAGGATGAAGACGCCGAGAGCCGCGAGCGTGAGGGCATGCCCCGGTATCGCGACGGGTGTCCCGTCTCTTCGGTACTTCCCTATCCGGGGTCCGAGCATCAGGGCGCCTGCAAGGCCGACGAAACCGCCGATAGCATGGACGACACCGGAACCGGCGAAGTCGAGCGCCCCGTAGCCGCCGCCGAGACCGACCATGAACTCGCTCGCGTTCAGCCACCCCCCGCCCCAGAGCCAGTGCCCGTAGATCGGGTAGATCAGCGCGGTGATGGCAATGCTTGCGATCAGGTAGGTGGAGAACTTCGTCCGCTCGGCAACCGCTCCCGAGACAATGGTCGCAGCCGTTGCGGCGAAGACCATCTGGAAGAACCAGAGCTCCATCGTGGAGACATCGTAGCCGTTCCCGAGCAGGAAGAACCCGTCAAGACCGACGAGCAGCCCAGTTATCCCGGAGGCGGTGCCGAACATCAGGGCGAACCCGACAGCCCAGTAACTGAGCGCACCGAGCGAGAAGTCCGCGAGGTTCTTCATCATGATGTTGACGGCGTTTTTTGCTCTTGTGAGGCCCGTCTCTACCATGGCAAACCCTGCCTGCATGAACATCACGAGGAATCCGCAGATCAGGGTCCACACGAAGTTGACCGGCGCGAACGAGTCTTCTTCCAGTGTCGCGGCACCGGAAGGGTCTGCCGCAACTGCCGGAACCGCCAGCAGGGCGAGCAGACAGATGACGAGTGTCAGTTGGAATCTGGATAAACCTGTCATGGTAATCACCTGCGTGCAGGTAGAAGTACGTTTCCTTCCAACGTTTAAAAACATATTCATTTATTCGTACGTGCACAGCTGGCTTGGGGGTAGGGTGGTTGGAAAAAAGGATGAGGGGAGAATCAGGGAGCTCGTGCGGCCTTCTGCCCGGCAAGCCGCTCGATGATCTTCTGGTTGATCTCGTCTCCGGTGATAAGCCTGCCAGCCCTGACCGCGCTATCGACGAATCCGCGACCGGTATCGCTCCTGACAATCAGGGTGGT
This sequence is a window from Methanoculleus taiwanensis. Protein-coding genes within it:
- a CDS encoding P-II family nitrogen regulator, encoding MKKIEAIIRTMKFEDVKHALETAGFDSMTVTEVKGRGRQKGITQQWRGAEYVVDMIPKTKIEIVAADVDAEKIIDIIATSAATGQIGDGKIFVTTIDDVIRVRTKERGDTAI
- a CDS encoding ammonium transporter: MTGLSRFQLTLVICLLALLAVPAVAADPSGAATLEEDSFAPVNFVWTLICGFLVMFMQAGFAMVETGLTRAKNAVNIMMKNLADFSLGALSYWAVGFALMFGTASGITGLLVGLDGFFLLGNGYDVSTMELWFFQMVFAATAATIVSGAVAERTKFSTYLIASIAITALIYPIYGHWLWGGGWLNASEFMVGLGGGYGALDFAGSGVVHAIGGFVGLAGALMLGPRIGKYRRDGTPVAIPGHALTLAALGVFILWFGWFGFNAGSTLAATELRISIIAANTVLASAAGAITTMLITWWRYGKPDVSMTGNGVLGGLVAITAGCAWVNPTAAVFIGIVAGIIIYLGVWLLDWVLHIDDPVGAVSVHGFNGAWGLLALGIFADGTYGVYVTDGPLVTGLLYGNAGFFAAQAISMAVNFVWAFGLGLALFAALKYTVGIRVSAAEELQGLDIGEHGVSAYPNFIATEPTVDGEKV